In Portunus trituberculatus isolate SZX2019 chromosome 46, ASM1759143v1, whole genome shotgun sequence, a single window of DNA contains:
- the LOC123519777 gene encoding protein disulfide-isomerase A5-like, giving the protein MVNTLDQWVEESTRFREEKPSLLDLVFTKKPEPHPSIQYLSLMGRSAHVTLRNTGKYLKLDDGLLNRKGNEDSDKRHPSNWSTVTSGIPQSSVMAPIMFQALTKLLKKERSFMMMFYAPWCGFCKRLKPDYSMAATELKDTHTLVAMDVNKPENSAARIKYNITGFPTLMYFEDGAPKYTYEGENNKAGIVAFMKNPGKAPEKPKEEVWSDTPSDVIHLTDGTFHEFVKVFSLSDFLSL; this is encoded by the exons ATGGTGAATacactggatcagtgggtggaagaatcaacacgGTTCAGAGAAGAaaaaccatcattgcttgacctagtattcacaaagaagccggAGCCTCATCCCAGCATACAGTACCTTAGTCTGATGGGAAGAAGTGCCCATGTAACACTA AGGAACacagggaaatatcttaaactGGATGATGGACTACTTAAcagaaagggaaatgaggataGTGATAAGAGACACCCATCTAATTGGAGCACAGTCACTAGTGGCATACCACAGAGTTCAGTGAtggcaccaattatgttccaa gcACTTACAAAActcttgaaaaaagaaagatcattTATGATGATGTTTTATGCCCCATGGTGTGGATTTTGTAAGCGTCTTAAGCCAGACTACTCGATGGCTGCCACAGAactcaaggacacacacaccctgGTGGCAATGGATGTCAACAAACCAGAGAACTCGGCTGCCAGGATAAAATACAATATTACTGGTTTTCCAACACTTATGTACTttga AGACGGAGCACCCAAATATACTTACGAGGGGGAAAATAACAAGGCTGGCATTGTAGCTTTCATGAAGAACCCTGGCAAGGCCCCAGAGAAACCCAAGGAAGAGGTGTGGTCAGACACCCCAAGTGATGTGATTCACCTTACAGATGGCACCTTCCATGAATTTGTGAAGGTATTTTCTCTTTCAGACTTTCTATCtctttag